In the Rhinoderma darwinii isolate aRhiDar2 chromosome 13, aRhiDar2.hap1, whole genome shotgun sequence genome, one interval contains:
- the SCRN2 gene encoding secernin-2: MSLKEYPSSCDCFVSLPPASLSPVIVFAKNSDRPRLEVQEVVYYGAATYPPGSKVMCTYIEVEQAPKTLAVLLSRPAWLWGAEIGANEMGVCIGNEAVWTKEPVEECDALLGMDLIRLALERAHSAKGAVQVITDLLAQHGQGGSCKEDPQPFMYHNTFLLCDRLEVYVLETAGPYWAAERITEGARNISNQLSIGTSIWQEHPQLRSHALSQGWWNGTEEFNFRAVYSLKTQPVRMEAAKARYRAGQELLQGQKGHVTAESMMLLLRNKESGICMDSGGFRTTSSMVSVLPRCPHLPCIHLLTATPDPSRSVFKPFVFGSQVTQVPWVLSPSFGENDPLRQTPRFQTQVDRRHELYKHHQRALEAFEGNEDHLQDKQRKMEAENLLLVNNLLSGIETPDLSDVSDLFLCCVEKELALYKEGNN; encoded by the exons ATGTCCCTAAAAGAGTACCCCAGTTCTTGCGATTGCTTTGTGTCGCTTCCTCCAGCTTCACTCTCACCAGTTATTGTGTTTGCAAAGAACTCAGACCGACCTCGCTTGGAGGTACAGGAGGTTGTGTACTATGGGGCTGCCACATACCCACCAGGGTCAAAGGTTATG TGCACCTACATAGAAGTGGAGCAGGCACCAAAGACACTAGCTGTACTGTTAAGTCGTCCAGCTTGGTTGTGGGGTGCAGAAATAGGTGCTAATGAAATGGGAGTCTGCATCGGGAATGAGGCTGTGTGGACCAAGGAACCAGTAGAAGAGTGTGATGCACTTCTTGGCATGGATTTGATCAG ATTGGCTCTGGAGCGTGCCCATTCTGCTAAAGGTGCTGTCCAGGTAATCACTGACCTGCTTGCCCAACACGGGCAGGGAGGCAGCTGCAAGGAGGACCCTCAGCCTTTCATGTACCACAACACGTTCTTGCTGTGTGACCGCCTAGAAGTATATGTGCTCGAGACTGCTGGTCCATACTGGGCGGCTGAGAGAATAACAG AGGGTGCTCGGAACATTTCTAACCAGCTGAGCATTGGCACATCGATATGGCAGGAGCACCCTCAGCTCCGTTCACATGCCCTGTCACAGGGTTGGTGGAATGGAACTGAAGAATTCAACTTCAGAGCGGTCTATTCTTTAAAAACGCAGCCAGTGCGTATGGAGGCAGCAAAAGCAAGATACAGAGCTGGGCAAGAACTACTGCAGGGACAAAAAG GGCACGTAACGGCTGAGTCAATGATGCTGCTTCTGAGAAATAAGGAGAGTGGGATCTGTATGGACTCTGGGGGCTTCCGTACTACATCCAGTATGGTATCCGTGCTTCCTCGCTGTCCTCATTTACCGTGCATCCACCTACTGACTGCTACACCTGATCCATCCAG GTCTGTATTTAAGCCTTTTGTGTTTGGTTCACAAGTGACACAAGTGCCATGGGTATTGTCACCATCTTTTGGAGAAAACGACCCTCTCCGCCAAACACCTCGCTTCCAGACTCAGGTGGACAGAAGGCATGAGCTCTACAAGCACCACCAGAGGGCTCTCGAGGCCTTTGAAGGAAATGAG GATCATCTACAAGACAAGCAAAGGAAGATGGAAGCTGAAAATCTTTTACTGGTCAACAATCTTCTCAGTGGAATAGAGACTCCTGACCTTTCCGACGTGTCTGACCTATTTCTATGCTGCGTGGAGAAGGAACTTGCATTATACAAAGAGGGGAACAATTAA